The following proteins come from a genomic window of Amaranthus tricolor cultivar Red isolate AtriRed21 chromosome 14, ASM2621246v1, whole genome shotgun sequence:
- the LOC130800394 gene encoding uncharacterized protein LOC130800394, translating into MEHQNESELVGESVQDKDENSNSEDRRRSSSISSVSDIESAITDFSLDDSTQLDRNDHGSLASDQDQDDDNDDGLEMPSGDAAALEFPTVQVMERPADDSGYRIPSYVFASNKSSNPEWSLASNESLFSIPAGNMSFTRDQFSWLLKSGESGPCWSSDLPKSGELPPPSPRNAPKAADLRLDETMPLTKPEVIESGHESIAAPPYRSEKDVDFHGTSPPINETADFDSGVKKDGLIVDTKEKTSSVSGSEDSPLSKCISHRSDQSFAFPVLAEVGRDKSVNSGRSHTRAEHRKNSLVPETEAPKPSPKATTEAAPASKSWFSCFSCCCCCCC; encoded by the exons ATGGAACATCAAAATGAGAGCGAATTAGTTGGTGAAAGTGTTCAAGACAAAGATGAGAACTCTAATTCAGAAGATAGGCGTAGATCTTCGTCTATTTCATCAGTATCAGACATTGAATCAGCAATAACCGATTTTTCTTTAGACGATTCAACTCAACTCGATAGAAATGATCATG GTAGCCTTGCAAGTGATCAAGATCAAGATGATGATAACGATGATGGACTCGAGATGCCATCAGGTGATGCAGCAGCATTAGAATTCCCAACAGTTCAGGTAATGGAGCGGCCTGCTGACGATTCTGGATATAGAATTCCATCGTATGTGTTTGCGAGCAACAAATCATCGAATCCCGAGTGGAGTTTAGCTTCGAATGAGTCGTTGTTTAGTATTCCAGCAGGGAATATGAGTTTTACTCGAGATCAGTTTAGTTGGTTGTTAAAATCTGGCGAATCAGGTCCTTGTTGGTCTAGTGACTTACCTAAATCAGGGGAACTCCCGCCTCCTTCGCCTAGAAATGCACCAAAAGCTGCTGATTTACGTCTAGACGAGACAATGCCACTTACAAAGCCCGAAGTGATCGAATCAGGACACGAAAGTATAGCTGCTCCTCCTTATCGATCTGAGAAAGATGTCGATTTTCATGGAACAAGTCCACCAATTAATGAAACTGCTGATTTCGATTCCGGGGTAAAAAAAGACGGTCTAATTGTCGACACGAAAGAAAAAACGTCATCAGTTTCAGGTTCAGAAGATTCACCTCTTTCGAAGTGTATATCACACCGTTCAGATCAGTCCTTTGCATTTCCGGT ACTAGCAGAAGTTGGACGAGATAAATCAGTAAACTCCGGGCGCAGCCATACACGAGCTGAGCATCGAAAGAACTCATTGGTACCCGAGACAGAGGCACCCAAGCCGTCACCCAAAGCGACTACTGAAGCGGCGCCTGCATCTAAATCATggttttcttgtttttcttgttgttgttgttgttgttgttaa